One Streptomyces sp. SAI-135 DNA segment encodes these proteins:
- a CDS encoding DUF3097 domain-containing protein yields the protein MRQYSADLTPPWKKPKPVPEVPAEPGLVVEEPGTGFCGAVIRCEAGTVTLEDRFGKHRVFPLEPRGFLLEGRVVTLVRPSAASPVRPSRTASGSVAVPGARARVARAGRIYVEGRHDAELVEKVWGDDLRIEGVVVEYLEGVDDLPAIVAEFAPGPDARLGVLVDHLVPGSKESRIAASVTSEHALVVGHPYIDIWEAVKPSSLGIEAWPRVPHGQDWKTGVCKALGWPSENTGAVWQAILKRVNSYKDLEPELLGRVEELIDFVTSP from the coding sequence ATGCGCCAGTACTCCGCCGACCTGACCCCTCCGTGGAAGAAGCCGAAGCCGGTGCCGGAGGTGCCCGCCGAGCCCGGCCTGGTGGTCGAGGAGCCGGGTACCGGGTTCTGCGGCGCGGTGATCCGCTGCGAGGCGGGCACGGTCACGCTGGAGGACCGCTTCGGCAAGCACCGGGTGTTCCCGCTGGAGCCCCGCGGTTTCCTCCTGGAGGGCCGGGTGGTGACCCTGGTCCGGCCTTCGGCCGCCTCTCCCGTACGACCGTCCCGTACCGCGTCCGGCTCGGTGGCCGTCCCCGGCGCACGCGCACGCGTGGCCCGCGCCGGCCGCATCTACGTCGAGGGCCGCCACGACGCGGAACTGGTGGAGAAGGTCTGGGGCGACGACCTGCGCATCGAGGGTGTGGTCGTGGAGTACCTGGAGGGCGTGGACGACCTGCCGGCGATCGTGGCCGAGTTCGCACCGGGCCCGGACGCCCGCCTCGGCGTCCTGGTGGACCACCTGGTGCCCGGCAGCAAGGAGTCCCGCATCGCGGCCTCGGTGACCAGCGAACACGCCCTGGTCGTCGGTCACCCGTACATCGACATCTGGGAGGCGGTGAAGCCGTCGTCCCTGGGCATCGAGGCATGGCCCCGTGTCCCGCACGGCCAGGACTGGAAGACAGGCGTGTGCAAGGCCCTGGGCTGGCCGTCGGAGAACACCGGCGCGGTGTGGCAGGCGATCCTGAAGCGGGTGAACTCCTACAAGGACCTGGAGCCCGAGTTGCTCGGCCGAGTGGAAGAACTGATCGACTTCGTCACGTCGCCCTAG
- the hemW gene encoding radical SAM family heme chaperone HemW, with amino-acid sequence MPSALPDGEPVPDDGSLPASALAGSADRPLGFYLHVPYCATRCGYCDFNTYTATELRGSGGVLASRDNYADTLIDEVRLARKVLGDDPRPVRTVFVGGGTPTLLAAGDLVRMLGAIRDEFGLAPDAEVTTEANPESVDPAYLAALREGGFNRVSFGMQSARQHVLKVLDRTHTPGRPEACVAEARAAGFDHVNLDLIYGTPGESDDDWRASLEAAIGAGPDHVSAYALIVEEGTQLARRIRRGEVPMTDDDVHADRYLIADAVFAEAGFDWYEVSNWATSEAGRCLHNELYWRGADWWGAGPGAHSHVGGVRWWNVKHPGAYAAALASGKSPGAGRELLSDEDRRVERILLELRLREGVPLSLLREEGLRASRRALGEGLLEARPYEEGRAVLTLRGRLLADAVVRDLVD; translated from the coding sequence ATGCCTTCCGCACTCCCCGACGGTGAACCCGTCCCCGACGACGGCTCGCTGCCCGCGTCCGCGCTCGCCGGGTCCGCCGACCGCCCTCTCGGCTTCTACCTGCACGTTCCGTACTGCGCCACCCGCTGCGGCTACTGCGACTTCAACACCTACACCGCGACCGAGCTGCGTGGTTCGGGCGGAGTGCTGGCCTCCCGCGACAACTACGCGGACACCCTGATCGACGAGGTCCGCCTGGCGCGGAAGGTACTGGGCGACGACCCGCGGCCCGTCCGCACGGTGTTCGTCGGGGGCGGCACCCCGACGCTCCTGGCCGCCGGTGATCTCGTACGGATGCTGGGGGCGATCCGTGACGAGTTCGGGCTCGCGCCCGACGCGGAGGTGACGACCGAGGCGAACCCGGAGTCCGTGGACCCGGCCTATCTGGCGGCGCTGCGGGAGGGCGGCTTCAACCGGGTCTCCTTCGGGATGCAGAGCGCGCGGCAGCACGTGCTGAAGGTGCTGGACCGCACGCACACGCCGGGGCGGCCGGAGGCGTGTGTGGCCGAGGCCAGGGCAGCGGGCTTCGACCACGTCAACCTCGATCTGATCTACGGCACCCCCGGTGAGTCCGACGACGACTGGCGGGCCTCCCTGGAGGCGGCGATCGGAGCCGGACCGGACCACGTGTCGGCGTACGCGCTGATCGTCGAGGAGGGCACCCAGCTCGCTCGTCGCATCCGCCGGGGCGAGGTCCCGATGACCGACGACGACGTGCACGCGGACCGGTACCTGATCGCGGACGCGGTGTTCGCGGAGGCCGGGTTCGACTGGTACGAGGTCTCCAACTGGGCCACCTCGGAGGCGGGCCGGTGCCTGCACAACGAGCTGTACTGGCGGGGCGCCGACTGGTGGGGAGCGGGGCCTGGAGCGCACTCGCACGTGGGCGGGGTGCGGTGGTGGAACGTGAAGCATCCGGGGGCGTACGCGGCGGCGCTGGCTTCGGGGAAGTCGCCGGGTGCGGGGCGTGAGCTGCTCTCGGACGAGGACCGGCGGGTGGAGCGGATCCTGCTGGAGCTGCGGCTGCGGGAGGGGGTGCCGTTGTCGCTGCTGCGGGAGGAGGGGCTGCGCGCTTCTCGCCGGGCGCTGGGGGAGGGGCTGCTGGAGGCCCGGCCCTATGAGGAGGGGCGGGCTGTGCTGACGCTTCGGGGGCGGTTGCTGGCGGATGCGGTGGTGCGGGATCTGGTGGACTGA
- the hrcA gene encoding heat-inducible transcriptional repressor HrcA, translating to MLSERRLQVLRAIVQDYVGTEEPVGSKALTERHNLGVSPATVRNDMAVLEEEGFIAQPHTSAGRIPTDKGYRLFVDKLAGVKPMTAPERRAIQNFLDGAVDLDDVVARTVRLLAQLTRQVAVVQYPSLTRSTVRHVELLSLAPARVMLVLITDTGRVEQRMVDCPAPFGEASLADLRARLNSRIAGRRFADVPRLVEDLPEGFDVEDRGTVSTVLSTLLETLVEENEERLMIGGTANLTRFGHDFPLTIRPVLEALEEQVVLLKLLGEAGDSGMTVRIGHENAYEGLNSTSVVSVGYGSGGEAVAKLGVVGPTRMDYPGTMGAVRAVARYVGQILAES from the coding sequence ATGCTGAGTGAACGCAGGCTTCAGGTGTTGCGCGCCATCGTCCAGGACTACGTCGGCACCGAGGAGCCGGTCGGGTCCAAGGCCCTGACCGAGCGGCACAACCTCGGAGTCTCCCCGGCGACCGTGCGCAACGACATGGCGGTCCTGGAGGAGGAAGGGTTCATCGCCCAGCCGCACACCAGTGCCGGGCGGATCCCGACCGACAAGGGTTACCGGCTGTTCGTCGACAAGCTGGCGGGCGTCAAGCCGATGACCGCGCCCGAGCGGCGCGCGATCCAGAACTTCCTCGACGGCGCGGTCGACCTCGACGACGTCGTGGCCCGGACCGTGCGGCTGCTCGCGCAGCTGACCCGGCAGGTGGCCGTCGTGCAGTACCCCTCCCTCACCCGCTCGACCGTGCGGCACGTGGAGCTGCTCTCGCTCGCCCCCGCGCGCGTGATGCTCGTGCTGATCACGGACACCGGCCGGGTCGAGCAGCGCATGGTCGACTGCCCGGCGCCCTTCGGGGAGGCCTCGCTGGCCGATCTGCGGGCGCGTCTCAACAGCCGGATCGCGGGGCGGCGGTTCGCCGACGTGCCCCGGCTGGTCGAGGACCTGCCCGAGGGCTTCGACGTCGAGGACCGGGGTACGGTCTCGACAGTGCTCTCCACTCTCCTGGAGACGCTCGTCGAGGAGAACGAGGAGCGGCTGATGATCGGCGGCACCGCCAACCTCACCCGCTTCGGACATGACTTTCCCCTCACGATCCGGCCCGTCCTGGAAGCGCTGGAGGAGCAGGTCGTGCTCCTCAAGTTGCTTGGCGAGGCCGGGGATTCGGGCATGACCGTACGCATCGGTCATGAGAACGCCTACGAGGGACTCAACTCCACTTCGGTGGTGTCGGTCGGCTACGGTTCGGGCGGCGAGGCAGTCGCCAAGCTCGGCGTGGTCGGACCGACCCGCATGGATTACCCGGGAACGATGGGAGCGGTACGCGCAGTGGCACGGTACGTCGGACAGATCCTGGCGGAGTCGTAA
- a CDS encoding ATP-binding SpoIIE family protein phosphatase produces the protein MGAIPVQRESVARASDPPARDGGTLPRAPAHTRATLPGGPLAPGSARALIREAVAEWNELALPGTELLTDRQADDAVVVVSELVTNAVVHAGTDIELHCRLEAHTGALVIEVLDHHPSRAPRGGDFEPAYGTPEYGRGLRLVAALSETWGVTYRTGAKTVWAQLPAGGKDTLDGIQAYSGEQANERGLRVAGMLAPEPPPSRTPAAPEPHGEPDRDWLNRGALSFLAEASDLLAGQLDENLVAALAGQLIVPRLADWCAVWLEDEVAGRWGSPRPGEPGSGTGWGEGGASGPRLARVWHCSETRIEELRRALEKEPPVPSGPDRPGPVPFPWPGGALGAHGTHGSALAYRLTAGGRPLGTLVIGRAGLISFPDEITGLVEDLSRRVALAIGAARQYARQATISAVLQRGLLPGAVAEIPGVRSALVYEPCDKGGPSGDFYDLFPAGDGRWCFAVGDVQGKGPEAAVVIGLARPWLRLLAREGYRVADVLDRLNQLLLDDATEAADAAARALAAAGGRPMNPGDGPQTRFLSLLYGELAPFEGGVRCTLASAGHPLPLLLGAGGEVRTAARPQTLLGVVEDETYTSETFELRPGDSLLCVTDGVTERRSGPRQFDDEDGLAEALAGCAGLDAELIAERIKRLVHEFGARPPEDDLALLVLQAE, from the coding sequence ATGGGGGCCATTCCTGTGCAACGGGAGTCCGTTGCCCGCGCGTCCGATCCGCCCGCGCGCGACGGCGGCACGCTCCCGCGCGCCCCGGCGCACACCCGCGCCACCCTCCCCGGCGGCCCGCTCGCCCCGGGCTCGGCCCGGGCCCTGATACGGGAGGCGGTCGCCGAATGGAACGAACTCGCCTTGCCCGGAACCGAGTTGCTCACCGACCGGCAGGCCGACGACGCGGTGGTCGTCGTCAGCGAACTCGTCACCAACGCCGTCGTGCACGCCGGCACCGACATCGAGCTGCACTGCCGCCTGGAGGCGCACACCGGCGCCCTCGTCATCGAGGTCCTCGACCACCACCCCTCACGCGCCCCCCGCGGCGGTGACTTCGAACCCGCGTACGGCACACCGGAGTACGGGCGCGGACTGCGCCTGGTCGCCGCCCTCTCCGAGACCTGGGGGGTCACCTACCGCACCGGTGCCAAGACCGTGTGGGCGCAGCTCCCGGCCGGCGGCAAGGACACCCTCGACGGAATCCAGGCGTACAGCGGCGAGCAGGCGAACGAGCGAGGACTGCGGGTCGCCGGGATGCTCGCCCCGGAACCACCCCCGTCCCGGACCCCGGCCGCGCCCGAGCCCCACGGCGAGCCGGACCGCGACTGGCTCAACCGCGGTGCCCTGTCCTTCCTCGCCGAGGCCTCCGACCTGCTCGCCGGGCAGCTCGACGAGAACCTGGTCGCCGCGCTCGCCGGCCAGCTGATCGTGCCGCGGCTGGCCGACTGGTGCGCGGTGTGGCTGGAGGACGAGGTCGCCGGACGCTGGGGATCCCCTCGTCCGGGTGAGCCCGGGAGCGGGACGGGCTGGGGCGAGGGCGGTGCGTCCGGGCCCCGGCTGGCCCGGGTGTGGCACTGCTCCGAGACCCGGATCGAGGAACTGCGGCGGGCGCTGGAGAAGGAGCCGCCCGTCCCGTCGGGGCCCGACCGGCCCGGGCCCGTGCCGTTCCCCTGGCCCGGCGGCGCACTGGGCGCGCACGGCACCCACGGCTCCGCGCTCGCCTACCGCCTGACCGCCGGGGGCCGCCCGCTGGGCACCCTGGTCATCGGCCGGGCCGGGCTGATCTCCTTCCCCGACGAGATCACCGGGCTCGTCGAGGACCTCAGCCGCCGGGTGGCGCTCGCCATCGGCGCGGCCCGCCAGTACGCCCGCCAGGCCACCATCAGCGCGGTCCTCCAGCGCGGCCTGCTGCCCGGCGCGGTCGCCGAGATCCCCGGGGTGCGCAGCGCCCTGGTGTACGAGCCGTGCGACAAGGGCGGCCCCAGCGGCGACTTCTACGACCTCTTCCCGGCCGGTGACGGCCGCTGGTGCTTCGCCGTCGGCGACGTCCAGGGCAAGGGCCCCGAGGCCGCCGTGGTGATCGGCCTCGCGCGGCCCTGGCTCCGGCTGCTGGCCCGCGAGGGCTACCGCGTCGCCGACGTACTGGACCGCCTCAACCAGCTGCTCCTCGACGACGCCACGGAGGCCGCGGACGCGGCCGCGCGAGCCCTGGCGGCCGCCGGCGGACGCCCCATGAACCCCGGGGACGGCCCCCAGACCCGCTTCCTGTCCCTCCTGTACGGCGAGCTCGCGCCCTTCGAGGGCGGCGTGCGCTGCACCCTCGCCTCCGCCGGGCATCCGCTGCCGCTGCTGCTCGGGGCGGGCGGTGAGGTCCGTACGGCAGCCCGGCCGCAGACCCTGCTCGGCGTCGTCGAGGACGAGACGTACACCAGCGAGACCTTCGAGCTGCGGCCCGGTGACAGCCTGCTGTGCGTCACCGACGGGGTCACCGAGCGGCGCAGCGGCCCCCGGCAGTTCGACGACGAGGACGGCCTCGCCGAGGCGCTCGCCGGGTGCGCGGGACTGGACGCCGAGCTGATCGCGGAGCGGATCAAACGGCTGGTGCACGAGTTCGGGGCCCGGCCCCCGGAGGACGATCTGGCGCTGCTGGTGCTGCAGGCGGAGTAG
- a CDS encoding MBL fold metallo-hydrolase, translated as MTVTWEELGWERVATGVGRCRLPTWDCTAGLVIGEGTALLVDAGSGLAEGARLRAQAEELAGHRVTHLALTHPHFDHVFGAAAFAGAEVFGAVGVETVLTGRLGRAGLRADAVANGLNPAVADEAVDALVTPRHHVSGEWTLDLGGGRQVLLANVGPGHTAHDLAVLVPGTPEVVFCGDLVEESGEPQAGPDAVPPHWPAALDRLLDLGGEDALYVPGHGAVVDAAFVRAQRDALAARFGVS; from the coding sequence ATGACGGTGACTTGGGAAGAGCTCGGGTGGGAGCGGGTAGCGACCGGGGTGGGGCGGTGCCGGCTGCCCACCTGGGACTGTACGGCGGGCCTGGTGATCGGCGAGGGCACGGCCCTGTTGGTCGACGCGGGCTCCGGTCTCGCGGAGGGCGCCCGGCTGCGCGCACAGGCCGAGGAACTGGCCGGCCATCGTGTGACCCATCTCGCGCTCACCCACCCCCATTTCGACCATGTCTTCGGTGCGGCGGCCTTCGCGGGGGCGGAGGTGTTCGGCGCGGTGGGCGTGGAGACGGTGCTGACGGGGCGGCTGGGCCGTGCGGGGCTGCGGGCGGACGCGGTGGCCAACGGACTGAACCCGGCGGTGGCCGACGAGGCGGTGGACGCGCTCGTCACCCCCCGGCACCACGTCTCGGGCGAGTGGACGCTGGACCTCGGCGGCGGCCGCCAGGTCCTGCTGGCGAACGTCGGCCCCGGCCACACGGCCCACGACCTCGCCGTCCTCGTCCCCGGCACCCCGGAGGTCGTCTTCTGCGGCGACCTGGTCGAGGAGTCCGGCGAACCGCAGGCGGGCCCGGACGCCGTACCGCCGCACTGGCCCGCCGCGCTGGACCGGCTCCTCGACCTGGGCGGCGAGGACGCGCTGTACGTGCCCGGTCACGGAGCGGTGGTGGACGCGGCGTTCGTGCGGGCCCAGCGGGACGCGCTGGCGGCACGCTTCGGCGTGTCGTAG
- the dnaJ gene encoding molecular chaperone DnaJ translates to MATDYYAVLGVRRDASQDEIKKAFRRLARELHPDVNPDPKTQERFKEINAAYEVLSDPQKKQVYDLGGDPLSQAGGGGAGGFGAGGFGNFSDIMDAFFGTASQRGPRSRTRRGQDAMIRLEIELDEAAFGTTKDIQVDTAIVCSTCNGEGAAPGTSAQTCDMCRGRGEVSQVTRSFLGQVMTSRPCPQCQGFGTVVPTPCPECAGDGRVRSRRTLTVKIPAGVDNGTRIQLAGEGEVGPGGGPAGDLYVEIHELPHPMFQRRGDDLHCTVTIPMTAASLGTKVPLETLDGMEEVDIRPGTQSGQSIPLHGRGVTHLRGGGRGDLIVHVEVQTPTKLDPEQERLLRELAKLRGEERPTGQFQPGQQGLFSRLKDAFNGRT, encoded by the coding sequence GTGGCCACGGACTACTACGCCGTTCTCGGCGTGCGCCGCGACGCGTCGCAGGATGAGATCAAGAAGGCGTTCCGCAGGCTCGCGCGCGAGCTGCACCCGGACGTCAACCCGGATCCCAAGACCCAGGAGCGGTTCAAGGAGATCAACGCCGCCTACGAGGTGTTGTCGGACCCGCAGAAGAAGCAGGTCTACGACCTCGGCGGCGACCCGCTCTCGCAGGCCGGCGGCGGTGGCGCGGGCGGCTTCGGGGCCGGTGGGTTCGGGAACTTCTCGGACATCATGGACGCGTTCTTCGGCACGGCCTCGCAGCGGGGTCCGCGCTCGCGGACCCGGCGCGGCCAGGACGCGATGATCCGGCTGGAGATCGAGCTCGACGAGGCGGCCTTCGGCACCACGAAGGACATCCAGGTCGACACGGCGATCGTCTGCTCCACCTGCAACGGTGAGGGCGCGGCGCCCGGGACCTCCGCCCAGACGTGTGACATGTGCCGCGGCCGCGGTGAGGTCTCGCAGGTGACGCGGTCCTTCCTGGGCCAGGTCATGACGTCCCGTCCGTGCCCGCAGTGCCAGGGCTTCGGCACCGTGGTCCCGACGCCGTGCCCGGAGTGCGCCGGCGACGGCCGGGTCCGCTCGCGCCGCACGCTGACCGTGAAGATCCCGGCCGGTGTGGACAACGGCACGCGGATCCAGCTCGCGGGCGAGGGCGAGGTCGGCCCCGGCGGCGGCCCCGCCGGTGACCTCTACGTCGAGATCCACGAGCTCCCGCACCCGATGTTCCAGCGGCGCGGCGACGACCTGCACTGCACGGTCACCATCCCGATGACCGCGGCGTCCCTCGGCACCAAGGTCCCGCTGGAGACGCTCGACGGCATGGAGGAGGTCGACATCCGCCCGGGCACCCAGTCCGGCCAGTCGATCCCGCTGCACGGCCGGGGCGTCACGCACCTGCGCGGCGGCGGCCGGGGCGACCTCATCGTCCACGTCGAGGTCCAGACCCCGACCAAGCTGGACCCCGAGCAGGAACGCCTCCTGCGCGAGCTGGCCAAGCTGCGCGGCGAGGAACGGCCCACGGGGCAGTTCCAGCCGGGGCAGCAGGGGCTGTTCTCGCGGTTGAAGGACGCTTTCAACGGGCGGACCTGA